Proteins encoded within one genomic window of Verrucomicrobiales bacterium:
- a CDS encoding right-handed parallel beta-helix repeat-containing protein: MKSIGLALTFSTSLLLADIAVADQAGRRHAENELHARPAIEITVGPRDAHIVGSDHRALQAAVDYVAGLGGGVVTIAPGEYRMQDSLHLRSRVTVRGSGGSTVLKKDREYRSALAADGDFGEAAIVVADPTGFQIGHGVYVASKTQRNFHGVCATLLNGRSNYFTLSRSMNADIMVADDGFAATVFPVISGYHLEDARVENLTIDGNRAENPTRVDGCRTAGIFLYRGDNTVISNCVVRNYSGDGISFQQSNDVKVQGCVVEGCAGFGLHPGSGSQRPSVVNCRASANGDDGLFFCWRVRGGLAEGNLLENNAGRGMSIGHKDSNNLVRGNIIRRNARGGVYWRAESEAMAAHGVTFEGNTVTDNQGWGLFVDGATRDTVIRNNLVEDTGSGRQKTGVRIGSRAGEVTLAGNRIKAATQVLDERKDPAENRPGSPGK, from the coding sequence ATGAAATCCATCGGACTGGCGCTGACCTTCTCCACCAGCCTCCTCCTCGCCGACATCGCCGTGGCCGATCAGGCTGGACGTCGCCACGCGGAAAATGAGCTGCATGCTCGGCCAGCCATCGAAATCACGGTCGGCCCACGCGATGCCCATATCGTCGGATCGGATCATCGCGCTCTCCAAGCAGCCGTGGACTACGTGGCCGGCCTCGGAGGCGGGGTCGTCACCATCGCTCCCGGCGAATATCGCATGCAAGACTCACTGCACTTGCGCAGCCGGGTCACGGTGCGTGGTTCAGGCGGCAGCACGGTGCTGAAAAAGGATCGCGAATATCGCTCCGCCCTCGCTGCCGATGGTGACTTTGGTGAGGCGGCCATTGTAGTCGCGGATCCAACGGGGTTCCAAATCGGCCACGGTGTCTACGTCGCTTCCAAAACGCAGCGGAACTTCCACGGCGTTTGCGCCACGCTGCTCAACGGTCGCAGCAACTACTTCACCCTCAGCCGCTCGATGAACGCGGATATCATGGTGGCCGACGATGGATTCGCCGCCACCGTTTTCCCGGTCATTAGTGGCTATCATTTGGAAGATGCGCGTGTAGAGAACCTCACCATCGATGGCAATCGAGCCGAGAATCCCACCCGGGTGGATGGGTGTCGCACTGCCGGAATCTTCCTCTACCGCGGGGACAATACCGTGATCAGCAACTGCGTGGTGCGAAACTACTCAGGCGACGGCATCAGCTTTCAGCAATCGAACGATGTGAAGGTCCAAGGCTGTGTGGTGGAAGGATGCGCCGGCTTCGGGTTGCATCCGGGCAGCGGCTCTCAACGTCCGTCCGTGGTGAATTGCCGAGCGAGTGCCAATGGAGATGACGGTTTGTTTTTCTGCTGGCGCGTTCGAGGTGGCCTGGCGGAAGGGAATCTGCTGGAAAACAACGCCGGACGTGGCATGTCGATCGGACACAAGGACAGCAATAACTTGGTTCGCGGTAACATCATTCGCAGAAACGCCCGGGGCGGGGTTTATTGGCGGGCAGAGAGCGAGGCCATGGCGGCTCACGGCGTCACGTTCGAAGGCAACACCGTGACCGATAATCAGGGCTGGGGTTTATTCGTGGATGGGGCCACCCGCGATACCGTCATTCGCAATAATCTGGTCGAGGACACCGGCAGCGGACGTCAGAAGACCGGTGTCCGCATTGGATCGCGCGCTGGCGAAGTGACGCTGGCTGGCAATCGAATCAAAGCCGCAACCCAGGTCCTAGACGAACGGAAAGATCCCGCGGAGAACAGACCGGGCAGCCCCGGCAAGTGA